The nucleotide window ACAGCATTACCGGCAAAGGACCGCCGTTGTTACTATTACATGGTTTCCCTGAAACGCATGTTGCCTGGTTTCAAATAGCACTATTACTTGAAGATGGTTTTACACTTATTATGGCAGACCTACCCGGTTATGGTGATTCAAGGATCACCACCCACGGCGGCGATGAACGTTATACTAAACGGAATATGGCCCGCCAACTGGTAGCTTTCATGGAAAACCTTGGGTATCAGCAATTTTATCTGGCAGGCCATGATCGTGGGGCCAGGGTAGCATTTCGTTTATTTCTGGACTTTCCGCACCATGTCCAAAAGGTGGTTATGCTCGATATTATTCCAACGGCTGATATTGCCGAACGGCTAAATTTTAAGCTTGCCTCGTCGCTTGGCAACTGGTGGTTAATGGGTCAGCCCAGCCCATTACCTGAAACACTGTTTGAAACAACCCATGAATTTTATCTTGAACATATACTAAATAGTTGGTCGGGGGGTAAAGCCTTTTTTGACTCTTTAGCCCGAAGCGAATATTCCCGTTGCTTTGGAAACGCTGCGTCAAGGCGCGCTATCTTTGCCGAATATCGCATGGGTAATACGCTTGATCTGGCAGATGAGCAGCAAAGTAGGGAGAAAGGCGAAAAGGTTATCTGTCCATTACTCACCCTGTGGTCTTCAGATGGGTTTGTGACAGGCTTTGGTGATCCGCTTATAATATGGCAACAATGGTGTAACAATGTAGTTGGTAAACAGTTAAACGGAAGTCATTTTTTAATGGAAGAACTGCCTTTGGAAGTTTCCGTCCTGTTCAGACAATTTTTTATGAATGAAGAACCTTTCAATTATTCATAAAACAAACCATTGAGGAGCGCCTATTTGGTGAAGTTTTTTTGTTTCTTATCTTTAAGTCCGCCCAAATCAAAGTCAAAAATGTTAATCCACAATGATAAAAAACCAATTATTGTTTCTTTTTTTTCTGATAAGTGGCGGTACGCTATCTAATTGTTTGGGGCAGGGTAATAGCAATGAAGATTATAATGAGTTAAAAGAATGCCACGTCAGTCTTACAGATGATATTTTGACCATTGAAAATGCCTTTATAAGCCGCAGGTATCAATGGAATAACGGTGATATTAAAAGTTTGTCGATAACCGACAAGCAAACAAATCATCAATGGAAGATCAACAATACCAAACCGGATGCCTTTTTTCCCAACTCGTCCAAACCGGCAAACGGCAAACTTGAAGTGCATCAGGTTGCGGCTACCTCTATTAACAATGCATATCTTGAAGCCGAATGCATTACAGATTTAGGTGCATTAAAAGTAAAACGGGTATTTCGTATATATCCCCGGTGTCCGGCTATATCATGCACGTTTTATCTTCGCGGCAGCATTGGTGCAAACTGGGGTGCGGTTTCAAAAAACCAGGGCGACCTGCAAAACGTCGAAACAATTTCTGACAATAAAAAAAGCGCTCCTGGTATTACGGTTATGCAACAATTGGCTTTGCCCGGCCATAATTGGCATTTAAAGGCGGTGCAGTTTTTTGATATTACCGATCAAAATAACAATCTGGTACAAACCTATGATCAGTTACCTTACCGCGCCGATAGCCGCTTAACGGGTAATTTATTGTTTGCGAATGAAGGGTTGACCGATAATGGCATCTTTATTTTAAAAGAAGCACCTACCTCAAGCGTGCAATTAAACTATCCGGGGTTTGATTTTATTGCCTCGGTAGCAAATTTACAAACAGTAGGCATAGGTGTTCTGCCGCAAGATATTGATAAGGAAAAATGGTTGCGTTGCTACGGTTTTGTAACAGGCGTTACCAGTGGCGGGGAATTGGGCCAACTTATTGCTTTGCGTATTTACCAGGAACAAGTGCGCAAACATTTGCCCGGCCGGGACGACATGATTTTAATGAATACCTGGGGCGACCGCAGCCAGGACAAACATATTGGTGAAAAATTTACTTTAAATGAACTGCATGCAGCCCACCGCCTGGGTATAACACATTTTCAAATTGATGATGGCTGGCAAACCGGACGTTCTTCTGCCTCGGTATTTGGAGGCGGCTCTTTAAACAATATTTGGGCCAACCCTAACTACTGGAAACCGGATAGGATTAAGTTTCCAAATGGCCTTTTGCCGCTAACCCAACTGGCAGAAAAGCTGGGTATTAAACTATGTTTATGGTTTAACCCGAGTAAAGACAGCAGCTATGCGCATTGGCGGGATGATGCAAAAGCACTGATAGATTTATATCGCATGGGTATTAATACCTTTAAAATTGATGGGGTACAGGTAACGGATAAAAAGGGGGAAATTAACTTACGGAGCATGTTTGACACCGTAATGGCGGTATCGCATAACCAGGTTATTTTTAACCTTGATGTTACTGCAGGGCGCCGCTACGGCTACCATTATTTTAATGAATATGGTAACATATTTTTAGAAAACCGATATACCGATTGGGGGAATTATTATCCGCATTGGACATTGCGGAACCTTTGGATGCTTGCACGTTATGTACCGCCCCAAAACCTACAAATAGAGTTTTTAAACAATTTCAGGAATGTAAATAAATATGTCGCTGATGATGTGTTAGCGCCATCAAAAGTAAGTTTTGAGTATGGCTTTGCTATTACAATGATGGCGCAGCCGCTGGCCTGGATGGAAGCAACCGGCCTGCCGGAAAAAGCATTCAGTACAGCGCCCGTTATTAAGAAATATCAATCTATACAATCAGACATTCACAAAGGTAAAATATTCCCTATCGGTAATGAGCCCTCGGGTATGTCGTGGACTGGCTTCCAGTCTATTAAAAGCAATAATACGGGATATTTGCTGGTGATAAGAGAAAATAACAAAAACGCTACCGGGCTTTTACAAACATGGTTGCCGCCTGGAAAAAACGTTAAATTAACAGTTGTATTGGGTAGTGGTAAAAGCGGTATTATAGCGGTAAACCATACGGGCGGGGCATTTTTTAAATTACCACAAAAAAACGGGTATGCCCTTTATAGTTACAAAATACTGTGATTGTTAATAGTAGATCTTCATTTTAAAATCAGTGCAAAATCCGGGGGCATCCCGGGTTTTCCCGGCTACCATTTTGAGGTTAGGATCCATGTTCCTTCACTTCGTTCAATTGGCCTTAATCTCAAATTAAGGGAAGAATAAGCAAAAAAACAAAAGCCCCCTAAGCGCTCGCCGCCAGGGGACTTTCAACCTAAACCTTATCACAATTGGGTCAACAAGAAATTGACCCGTTATAATAAGCCGCCAAACTAATATTTTTTTATGAAAAAATAATGAATTTGACAGTTTTTATATGTGAAACAAAGTAATTATTAGAATATATTGATAAAACCGGCCTATTTATTATATATTATTATTGTTTTAACCATTTCTCGCGCACGGCTATTTGCTGCGCCGATGGATTTGAAATGCTTGCTATGCGATATTTTACTTGTTTGTTTTTAAGTAAAGTTACTGGTAGGGCTAACGGTAAACCATCACGGGTTACATTTACAATTACTTTATCGCCAATCTTTTTACCGGCAATAAAGGCGTTTACATCCATAACCTGTTGTCCGTCTATAGCGGTTATCTCATCATTTACGTTCAGTCCGTCAATCCATGCGCTGCTGTTTCTTATTACTGTAGTAATGATGACCTTATTATTGGTGACTGTTGTGGTGAGCCCTAATGCCGGCTGATTACTTTTAGCCAAATCGTCTATTAGCTCTAACCCAGCATAGCCCAGATATTTATTATAATCCACATCGGCCAAACCGTAAATATATTTTTCATAAAAATCATCCAGGTTTTTGCCAGCATACTTTTCCAACCCTTGCTTAAACTCTTCGTCGGTATATCCGCGTTTTTTTACTTTGTAATATTCGGTATACATGTATTTCATTACATCATCCAGCGAGTACCTGGTTTTGCTGTCCTGTATAATTTCCAGATCAAGCATCATTGCGGCTACCGAGCCTTTGCTATAGTAGGATACACCAGCGTTAACACTATTCTCGGTAGGGCGATAGTATTTTATCCAGGCATCAAAACTGGCTTCATACAAAGGTTGTATTTTATTACCTGGGGAATTCTCTATCAGGTTAATATCGGTACAAAGGGCGGCAAAATAGTTTTCGGTAGTGTACAGCCCTAAACGATGCACCACCATATTATCAAAATAATTGGTGAAGCCTTCGGCTATCCATAAGTCGGTTGTATAGTTTTCGGTTTCATAATCAAAGGGGCCAAGTGCTATAGGGCGCAGGCGCTTTACGTTCCACAGATGAAAATGCTCATGTGCAGCTAATCCTAAAAAGCGCTGATAGCCCGCTTCGGTATTATAAGTATCGCGTGGCAAACCTAACACAGTCGAGCTTAAATGCTCTAACCCACCACCACCTTTGGCATAATTATGCACAATGAACACGTAGCGTTTATTGGGGTTCTCACCAAAAATATCGGTTTCTTTTTCAACCAGCTTTTTCAGGTCCTTTTTAATACGTTCCTTATCATAATTGCCGCCCAGACACATAGCTACTTCGTATTTTACACCTGCAGCTTCAAAACCAAAAACATCCTGTGTACCAACCTCAATTGGCGAATCGTACAGGATATCATAATTAGGGGCATGTATAGTGAAGGGATCATTCCCTACCATATCTAAACTGGTTGAAACCTTATTCCAGTTTTTGTAAGGTTTGATATGTATGGTAGATGGGTTATCAAGCATCCCCGCGGGAAACAAAAACGTATTTGCCCCTACAATAAAGCCCTGGGCCGAGCTTACAAAATTATTACGCACCGATATTTCAAAACAATATAACCGGTATTTTACTTTCACTTGCTGCGCGCCTTCTAACATCACATGCCAGGTGTTTTTATTGATCTTCCGGGCCGATAGGTTTTTGCCGTTATGTTCTGCTGTTAACGACTCTAAGGTTTTGGCATATTCCCGAACCAGGTATGACCCTGGCGTCCAAACCGGCATTTTCAAATCGATGAACGGCTGGCTGATCCCGCTGATATTCATTTCCACATCCATATAATGTGCCTGCGCCTCGGGAAATGAAAGTGTGTAATTGATTTGCAGATTACCCGCGGCTTCGGTTGTATGGCTCATTATTAATAAGGTTAAACAAGTTGTAATAACTAACAAGTGTTTCTTCATGCCCGCAATTTATAAAAATATGGCCTTAAAAATCTAAGTATATATCGCGTTTTGGCGTTTTTGAACACGCACTTACCGGGAGGGTTTGGGCGAGGTAAAAATAATCATTAATATTGCCGGAATGGGATTTTTACAACTGCCGGGTTTAGGCAAAGTATACTTTCATGAATACGGTACCGGAAGCAAACCGATGCTGGCCTTTCATGGCTATGGCATGACCGGCAGGCAATTCAATGTACTGGAAAAATCAATACTTGGCAAATACCGCGTGCATGGGTTCGATCACTTTTTTCATGGCGATAGTGTATTGGATAATTGGGAGGAAAAAGAAATCGTATCGGGCATGCCGCGCGAAATGGTACGGCTTTATTTACAGGAGTGGTTTAAAATATATGGCGAGCAACGGATTTCATTAATGGCCTATTCCATAGGGGCCGATATTGCTTTGATATTGCTGGAAGAATTTCCCGAATGGATAGATGAGATTATATTAATGGCCCCCGACGGGATTGCTCCTTATAAAGGATTTGAGTTTTTACAACAACACACCATAGGGCGTCAACTATTTAAAAAAGTCACTAAAAACAACTGGATGGCACCCGCTATCGTCAAAAACCTGAAACGCTTTAAAGTGATAGATCACGATCTGTTTACGATTGCTTATAACGAAATAGACACCCCTAAAAAACGGCAGGATGTTTATTATACCCTTAACCTTATTAAACAATTAAAACCCAATACATCCAAATTAGTTGAAATACTGAATAAGGGGGCTATAAAAAGTTGGTTCTTTTTTGGTAAAGATGACTTGCTCTTCCCTAAAAAAATGGCCGAACCCTTCCTTAACCAATTGCAAAATGCCGAAATACATGAAGTACCGATGGGGCATTGGCTGGTTACGCCACAATTAGACGAATATCTGCTAAATTGCAATATATGATTCCGCATAAACGCAACGCCTGGGTACAGCATCTATTTCGCAGTTATGTATATTACCGCATGCGAAAAAGCTTTAATGTATTACGGTTTAACACGGTTAATATTAAACCCGGGCATTCGGTGCTACTGCTTTGCAATCATTTTAGCTGGTGGGATGGCTTTTTGTCGGACTGGATAACAACCCAAACCATACACCGCCGCTTTCATATTATGATGCAGCACGACCATTTGGAACAGCGTAAATGGTTACGCTATATGGGTGGCTTTTCTGTTAAGAAGAACGCCAAAGATGTGGTGCAATCGTTAAATTATACAGCGCAACTATTAAACAATCCTAATAACATGGTTACCGTTTTCCCCCAGGGCGAACTATTATCAAACCATGCCACCGATATTAATATTGAGCGGGGTATTGGCCACATTATAAAAAAAATTGAGGGCGACTGCCAGATAATTTACTATAGCGCCTTTATTGAATATTTTGAAAGTTTTAAACCATCGGTATACTTCCATTTGCTGGATTGCGGCACTAACAAGGATTTTGACCTGGAGCGTCTGCGTGCGCAGATCAGCACATTTCATCAACAGGCGTTAAAAGACCAGGTAAATGTAAAGCACTAACAGATATGATAACTATTTTAAACCTCAGCATGTAAATTAGGTGTTCATTGTACTGTCGGCCATATTCTTTTTTATTATCCTGCGCTTTGTAGTAAGCCTGTTTAATTTTTTGTCCGACCCCAAACTGCGCCGTGTGGTTAAGCCTTATCATCATTTGGTTTCCATTCTTATTCCGGCCAGAAATGAAGAAGCCAATATTATCCGGCTATTACAATCTATCCGGCAACAGGATTATCAGGATTATGAAGTAATTGTACTGGATGATAATTCAACTGACAACACCTATCATCTTTGCAGGGAATTCGCTGGTAACCACTCAAAGTTTAGCATAATTAGAGGCAACCCGCTGCCCCCCGACTGGTTGGGGAAAAACTACGCCTGTTTCCAATTAGCCAAACAAGCTAAAGGCAAGCTCCTGTTGTTTTTAGATGCCGACACCATTATTGAACCCGGGTTAATAAACAGTGCGCTTCACCGAATGTATGTAAAGAAACTGGGCTTGCTCAGCCTGTTCCCCAATCAGCAAATACAAAGGTTTGGCGAACACCTGGTTGTTCCATTAGTGCACTATATTTTATTAAACCTGTTGCCGTTGCAATTGGTTTACCTGCTCCGCAACCGTATGTTTTCTGCTGCCAGCGGGCAGTTTATGCTGTTCGACGCGGCAATTTATCACCAGCACCAATGGCACCACGAGGTGAGGCACAAAGTGGTAGAAGATGTAGAGATTATGCGTTTGGTTAAAAGCGCCGGTTATAATGCCGAAACTTTACTGGCTAATAATTTAATAAGCAGCCGTATGTATCATAGTTATAGGGAAGCCATTAATGGCTTCAGTAAAAACATATTGGCGGCGTTCAATTACAATGTGTTTTCCTTGCTAATTTTCCTGATCATTTTATTGGGCGGTCCGCTTATTGTTATAACTACGCTGAACCTTAATCTTATTGCCATGCTGTGCGGATTGATTGCCCTTAACCGGATAATGATCTCGCTGACTGCCGGGCAAAGCCCCTGGAAAAATGTTTTGCTGCATCCTGTCCAAATGTTAAGCCTGATGGTGATCGCTTTTTTAGCTATCCAACGTTATTTGACCAGGACTACCGTTTGGAAGGGAAGAAAGGTGTAGTTTGCCGTCGTGCCGTATTGCTGATTTTCCAAATATTTCTCCGTATTTTTGTACAGTTATGGGCGAGTACAATTTAAAGGTAACTATTGATGCCGATTCGGGCTTTTGCTTTGGCGTGGTTTACGCTATTGATATGGCCGAGGATATTCTGGCCGAAGATGGCTACCTATATTGCCTGGGCGATATTGTACACAACGACGAGGAAGTAGAACGCCTGAAAGCCAAAGGCCTGCGCATTATAGACCACAGTCAGCTAAACGGCTTGCATAATGAGAAGGTACTGATCCGGGCCCATGGCGAGGCGCCAGAAACTTACAAGCTGGCCATGGAGCATAATATTACGCTGATTGATGCTTCGTGCCCGGTAGTGTTGAAACTGCAAAACCGCATTAAAACATCGCACGACCAGGACGAGCAGATCGTGATTTTTGGTAAGCACGGACACGCCGAAGTGATAGGGTTGCAGGGGCAAACTAATGGTGAAGCTAAGGTTTTTCAGGACATTGCCGAACTGGATGCTTTAGACCTGCCGCAAAAGTTTACCTTATACAGCCAAACCACAAAAAGCACTGATAAATTTTACCAGATAAAAGACCAGCTAATTGCCAAGGGTTATGAAGTGAAAGCCAACGATACGATTTGCCGCCAGGTATCAAACCGGGATAAAGACCTTCCTGAATTTGCTGCTAAGTTTGATCAGATCATCTTCGTATCCGGCAAAAAATCATCCAACGGAAAGGTGCTTTACGAGGTTTGCAAAAAACATAACCCAAACACCCATTTTATTTCATCTGTGGATGAGTTGCATATAGAAATGTTTAAACCCGGCCAAACCATTGGCAT belongs to Mucilaginibacter boryungensis and includes:
- a CDS encoding alpha/beta hydrolase, whose amino-acid sequence is MNQLPEIRYMELPEAVIAYSITGKGPPLLLLHGFPETHVAWFQIALLLEDGFTLIMADLPGYGDSRITTHGGDERYTKRNMARQLVAFMENLGYQQFYLAGHDRGARVAFRLFLDFPHHVQKVVMLDIIPTADIAERLNFKLASSLGNWWLMGQPSPLPETLFETTHEFYLEHILNSWSGGKAFFDSLARSEYSRCFGNAASRRAIFAEYRMGNTLDLADEQQSREKGEKVICPLLTLWSSDGFVTGFGDPLIIWQQWCNNVVGKQLNGSHFLMEELPLEVSVLFRQFFMNEEPFNYS
- a CDS encoding alpha-galactosidase, whose amino-acid sequence is MIKNQLLFLFFLISGGTLSNCLGQGNSNEDYNELKECHVSLTDDILTIENAFISRRYQWNNGDIKSLSITDKQTNHQWKINNTKPDAFFPNSSKPANGKLEVHQVAATSINNAYLEAECITDLGALKVKRVFRIYPRCPAISCTFYLRGSIGANWGAVSKNQGDLQNVETISDNKKSAPGITVMQQLALPGHNWHLKAVQFFDITDQNNNLVQTYDQLPYRADSRLTGNLLFANEGLTDNGIFILKEAPTSSVQLNYPGFDFIASVANLQTVGIGVLPQDIDKEKWLRCYGFVTGVTSGGELGQLIALRIYQEQVRKHLPGRDDMILMNTWGDRSQDKHIGEKFTLNELHAAHRLGITHFQIDDGWQTGRSSASVFGGGSLNNIWANPNYWKPDRIKFPNGLLPLTQLAEKLGIKLCLWFNPSKDSSYAHWRDDAKALIDLYRMGINTFKIDGVQVTDKKGEINLRSMFDTVMAVSHNQVIFNLDVTAGRRYGYHYFNEYGNIFLENRYTDWGNYYPHWTLRNLWMLARYVPPQNLQIEFLNNFRNVNKYVADDVLAPSKVSFEYGFAITMMAQPLAWMEATGLPEKAFSTAPVIKKYQSIQSDIHKGKIFPIGNEPSGMSWTGFQSIKSNNTGYLLVIRENNKNATGLLQTWLPPGKNVKLTVVLGSGKSGIIAVNHTGGAFFKLPQKNGYALYSYKIL
- a CDS encoding M61 family metallopeptidase, with the protein product MSHTTEAAGNLQINYTLSFPEAQAHYMDVEMNISGISQPFIDLKMPVWTPGSYLVREYAKTLESLTAEHNGKNLSARKINKNTWHVMLEGAQQVKVKYRLYCFEISVRNNFVSSAQGFIVGANTFLFPAGMLDNPSTIHIKPYKNWNKVSTSLDMVGNDPFTIHAPNYDILYDSPIEVGTQDVFGFEAAGVKYEVAMCLGGNYDKERIKKDLKKLVEKETDIFGENPNKRYVFIVHNYAKGGGGLEHLSSTVLGLPRDTYNTEAGYQRFLGLAAHEHFHLWNVKRLRPIALGPFDYETENYTTDLWIAEGFTNYFDNMVVHRLGLYTTENYFAALCTDINLIENSPGNKIQPLYEASFDAWIKYYRPTENSVNAGVSYYSKGSVAAMMLDLEIIQDSKTRYSLDDVMKYMYTEYYKVKKRGYTDEEFKQGLEKYAGKNLDDFYEKYIYGLADVDYNKYLGYAGLELIDDLAKSNQPALGLTTTVTNNKVIITTVIRNSSAWIDGLNVNDEITAIDGQQVMDVNAFIAGKKIGDKVIVNVTRDGLPLALPVTLLKNKQVKYRIASISNPSAQQIAVREKWLKQ
- a CDS encoding alpha/beta fold hydrolase, with the translated sequence MGFLQLPGLGKVYFHEYGTGSKPMLAFHGYGMTGRQFNVLEKSILGKYRVHGFDHFFHGDSVLDNWEEKEIVSGMPREMVRLYLQEWFKIYGEQRISLMAYSIGADIALILLEEFPEWIDEIILMAPDGIAPYKGFEFLQQHTIGRQLFKKVTKNNWMAPAIVKNLKRFKVIDHDLFTIAYNEIDTPKKRQDVYYTLNLIKQLKPNTSKLVEILNKGAIKSWFFFGKDDLLFPKKMAEPFLNQLQNAEIHEVPMGHWLVTPQLDEYLLNCNI
- a CDS encoding lysophospholipid acyltransferase family protein: MRKSFNVLRFNTVNIKPGHSVLLLCNHFSWWDGFLSDWITTQTIHRRFHIMMQHDHLEQRKWLRYMGGFSVKKNAKDVVQSLNYTAQLLNNPNNMVTVFPQGELLSNHATDINIERGIGHIIKKIEGDCQIIYYSAFIEYFESFKPSVYFHLLDCGTNKDFDLERLRAQISTFHQQALKDQVNVKH
- a CDS encoding glycosyltransferase encodes the protein MFIVLSAIFFFIILRFVVSLFNFLSDPKLRRVVKPYHHLVSILIPARNEEANIIRLLQSIRQQDYQDYEVIVLDDNSTDNTYHLCREFAGNHSKFSIIRGNPLPPDWLGKNYACFQLAKQAKGKLLLFLDADTIIEPGLINSALHRMYVKKLGLLSLFPNQQIQRFGEHLVVPLVHYILLNLLPLQLVYLLRNRMFSAASGQFMLFDAAIYHQHQWHHEVRHKVVEDVEIMRLVKSAGYNAETLLANNLISSRMYHSYREAINGFSKNILAAFNYNVFSLLIFLIILLGGPLIVITTLNLNLIAMLCGLIALNRIMISLTAGQSPWKNVLLHPVQMLSLMVIAFLAIQRYLTRTTVWKGRKV
- a CDS encoding 4-hydroxy-3-methylbut-2-enyl diphosphate reductase, with amino-acid sequence MGEYNLKVTIDADSGFCFGVVYAIDMAEDILAEDGYLYCLGDIVHNDEEVERLKAKGLRIIDHSQLNGLHNEKVLIRAHGEAPETYKLAMEHNITLIDASCPVVLKLQNRIKTSHDQDEQIVIFGKHGHAEVIGLQGQTNGEAKVFQDIAELDALDLPQKFTLYSQTTKSTDKFYQIKDQLIAKGYEVKANDTICRQVSNRDKDLPEFAAKFDQIIFVSGKKSSNGKVLYEVCKKHNPNTHFISSVDELHIEMFKPGQTIGIAGATSTPMWLMELVKAQLEKY